A window from Peromyscus eremicus chromosome 1, PerEre_H2_v1, whole genome shotgun sequence encodes these proteins:
- the LOC131919324 gene encoding serine protease FAM111A-like, giving the protein MTEQAGPLAVSHHIQHDTGSDGQVDSWLVPYIIDLQSMNQYSQDMPGPAEFFPYLFTVLQIYHSFTTFILKENQGLTSRWTICRSQSNLCDTRRTVKTMYHSSQVPKGEQSDFNIDQSKVESRKRASEQTNTQEQWAYSTKKCRQDQITSPYKTVSITLDGNHKKNEKMKYLLTHRKTDSLYTALNTLDAVKEEMKNQQGKEMLVCGKEGIEGYINLGMPLCCFPEGSHVIITFFKTEREQGESKQVFGSQDQVYADCVKFYIHAVGKRNERILKCRDLHQEGNKLCVYGFKGESIKDTLRKDGRFHSFVESDHWKLISDLDTIIENTQPVDELEGKLFQVEVERKSCPQAADFTDLEKPSYYELKEYIVNEYPTLKRECKKLRAYIKEESEKQSKKTSSFEMHRENFRKLTKNSTPTRVLKLLSQFSDSVGLIVWNNNGNEGYATCFVFTGLHVFTCMHVINDIVGKGTEQSKWAEKISQCAKVTFDASEDNCFSIESWFEIHDEILDFAVLKLEENEQVPAGLYNGIAPVPSSGLVYMIGHPDTKEKLSDGCVLVSRDEHIQEREAVGGSNPPQSVYMYTQRSFQETVHEPGVLTWDNIFYCGSSGSPVFDSKGSLIAMHTAGIIYEYESGVSSIIEFGCAMEPIFTYIKTNHRTWYDTECVNKQDEEMPSQDP; this is encoded by the exons ATGACTGAACAAGCAGGGCCGCTTGccgtgagccaccacatccagcatgATACTGGGTCAGACGGTCAGGTGGACAGCTGGCTGGTGCCCTACATAATCGACCTGCAGTCCATGAACCAGTACTCCCAAGACATGCCT gGTCCTGCCGAGTTCTTCCCCTACTTATTTACTGTTCTGCAAATTTATCATAGCTTTACTACCTTCATCTTAAAGGAAAACCAGGGCTTGACATCAAG GTGGACCATCTGCAGGTCACAGAGCAACCTTTGCGATACAAGGAGAACAGTGAAAACCATGTACCATTCTTCTCAG GTCCCCAAAGGAGAACAGAGTGATTTCAATATTGATCAAAGTAAAGTGGAATCTAGAAAAAGAGCAAGTGAGCAAACCAACACACAGGAACAATGGGCATATTCAACTAAGAAATGTCGGCAAGATCAGATTACTTCCCCATATAAGACAGTCAGCATCACCTTAGATGGAAatcacaagaaaaatgaaaaaatgaaatacttGCTCACACATAGGAAGACAGATAGCTTATACACAGCACTCAACACTCTCGATGCTGTCAAAGAAGAGATGAAAAATCAACAAGGCAAAGAAATGCTGGTGTGTGGGAAAGAAGGAATCGAAGGGTACATAAACCTTGGCATGCCTCTCTGCTGTTTTCCAGAAGGCAGCCACGTGATCATTACATTCTTTAAAACCGAAAGGGAGCAGGGAGAAAGTAAGCAAGTGTTTGGTTCGCAGGACCAGGTGTATGCAGACTGCGTCAAATTTTACATTCACGCAGTTGGGAAGAGAAACGAAAGGATTCTCAAGTGCAGAGACCTTCACCAAGAGGGGAACAAACTCTGTGTCTATGGCTTCAAGGGAGAGAGCATCAAGGACACTCTGAGGAAGGACGGCAGGTTTCACTCCTTTGTGGAGAGTGACCATTGGAAGCTCATTAGTGACCTGGACACCATCATAGAAAACACCCAGCCAGTTGATGAGTTAGAGGGCAAGCTCTTTCAGGTCGAGGTTGAGAGAAAAAGTTGTCCTCAGGCAGCAGACTTCACTGACTTAGAGAAGCCATCTTACTATGAGTTAAAAGAATACATTGTGAACGAGTACCCCACCTTGAAGAGAGAGTGTAAAAAACTCAGAGCATACATCAAGgaagaaagtgaaaaacaaagtaagaaaacTTCCTCATTTGAAATGCACAGAGAAAActtcaggaaactgacaaaaaactcCACCCCAACTAGAGTGCTCAAACTTCTTTCACAGTTCAGTGACTCAGTTGGGCTCATAGTTTGGAACAACAACGGAAATGAGGGGTATGCCACCTGCTTTGTTTTTACAGGATTGCATGTTTTCACTTGCATGCATGTGATAAATGACATTGTGGGTAAAGGCACAGAGCAAAGTAAGTGGGCAGAAAAAATTAGTCAATGTGCAAAAGTCACATTTGATGCAAGTGAAGACAACTGCTTTTCCATTGAATCTTGGTTTGAGATACATGATGAAATCCTTGACTtcgctgtcctgaaactggaagAAAATGAACAAGTCCCTGCAGGGCTGTATAATGGAATAGCTCCTGTACCATCCAGTGGATTGGTTTATATGATTGGTCATCCTGATACAAAAGAGAAGCTTAGTGATGGCTGTGTTCTGGTTTCTCGAGATGAGCACATTCAGGAAAGAGAAGCAGTGGGTGGCAGCAACCCTCCACAGTCTGTCTATATGTACACCCAGAGAAGTTTCCAAGAAACTGTCCATGAACCTGGTGTGCTTACCTGGGACAACATTTTTTATTGTGGGTCTTCGGGATCTCCTGTATTCGATTCTAAAGGATCACTCATAGCCATGCACACTGCTGGCATCATTTATGAGTATGAAAGTGGTGTTTCCAGTATTATAGAGTTTGGCTGTGCTATGGAACCTATCTTCACTTATATTAAGACAAACCATAGAACATGGTATGATACAGAATGTGTAAATAAGCAGGATGAAGAAATGCCAAGTCAAGATCCTTGA